The genomic region AGTCACATACTGGTGCCGTGTTGTTACAAATTTACACCTGTGGAAgtcacatacttcacataattacACGTCCTAATTTTTGTCCGTTAGTCTAACGTCGTCGtagaaaatttgtacaaaactcTAAGATTTGACGTTACGAATCTATTCAGTGAATGCTACTCTACGAATATTCGaattacaatttcttagttcTACGAAAAACAATCTACGATAAATTGCATGATACAGCTGAATTTCAGTTTTTGTCGATCCCTGTCGTAAGCCGCTATCACATCCCCAGTTActtcagcaaatcagctgtcaCCTTCAAAATCGGCTAGAgccgcttaaaaaaaaaataccagtctaacggttagacgcgatagaagtgaaaccttccgtaaaacaaactgagagagaatgagacgaaagcagcattaggggcgggataattataggttcattataatattgctataaagttcatattttattttcttcattttattattattcatcctcaatgttttcaatttcaacaaatgatacgagtggcttatgatagctaaaatatgatacaaatgctttggtttcgatgttgtcaacatatctttgaaatactgcgtcaatggttgtttttgatcgtgttgtcgattcagtgcgattgttacacatttttaaattgaatgttgtattgagaaagtcaattgaaggaaccgctgtgtccaatgcaaaatttacgttaaaatcgccacttaaaatcattggaactttattgtaatcttttctaagtatccgcgatacttctggtgtatactttattaaattttcgtgaatgaattccgtgatgctatttattgattttttttctgtcgatactcacgacacttttctgtattatttttcggcataattgcggtaaatatttaaaaatgaaaatattaacgaatataaaaatacacacgcggttgctattatgagcgtccccagcaaaacctgcgtgaccgaaactctaacacaattacatttttttgaatgttacaaacacatatgcacgcaggttttgctggggcgtgaccgaaactccaacacaattacacatatgcactcgtatttgtttgaaaatcgaatttttttttggttctccgtcacctttggaaaatgtgtaaacagtaagcaaactttattcatatatttttcctcatttttgcatcagtaaaattaaacaaacgccgtagccgaatgggttggtgcgtgactactattcagaattcacagagagaacgtcagttcgaatctcggtgaaaacaccaaaattaaggaaaactatttttctaatagcgctcacccctcagcaggcaatggcaaaacaccgagtgtatttctgccatgaaaaaaagctcctcataaacatatcataaaataaaataaaataaaataactataaaaaaaaatttttttcttgtgattcgaaccaagaattttggatcggaagctcacattgctagccgctcggctatcgcgccatgctgtcggcgctggcctaaaagttatttagttcgtcgctacgtttatatgtaatattcgtagccaagagtgtcgcttttttcgtttcactttttctcaaatcactcccaacgattctaaagaagttttcacttcattaaataattggcgcgtacacttcagttaggtgtttggccgaggtcctgctcctatttgtggtgtgcgtcttgatgttgttccacaaatggagggacctacagtttcaagccgactccgaacgacagatatttttatgaggagctttttcatggcagaaatacacttggaggtttgtcattgcctgccgaggggcgaccgttattagaaaaatgtttctattaattttggtttcaccgagattcggcCTGCGTTAGCGGCCTGATATTGGGTACACCTTGTGCATTCTCTATACCGTATATCTCATTCACTCAACACATGTTTACAAATGAAACGAATTTGACTaaagaaaagtaattttataaaaaaaaaacaacaaaaaaaaatattttataaaaaatatgcattcccatggcagccggttctacgttaccggaataacTCGTGCGTTTCCCGATCAAGGGCTGCCGCTCCAGTAAACTAGCCTTGTCTAGTGAACCGTTTATCATCCCGTtcatatgaaaaatatgttatgcatctacaattttgtttttttactttatgtATTCACTTTTTACGCtcatacttaaatttaaaaatcggcGGTGCATCCTTCGtcccttttctaatttttttgggctTCAGAAGTCGTTTTTGCTTCAGTACGCGTTTTATTTGTAACTTTTGCTGTGCCACTGCCAATTCCTTTTCACGCTCAATACGTTTGGTGAGCTCTTGATATGACTGTTTCTTCAGAGCATTAGCCTTTCTGATTTCCtgtaaaaatgcaaatgattaatttttaagACCTGGATAATAAATTTACTACTAACTTCTGGAGACAGTTCGGGTAACTTCATTTTCTCTAAATCCTCTATACGTGGCCGATTTGTTTTGCGTTGTAGTAAACTAGGATGCGTGTCGAGACGCTTTGCTAATTCCATCTTACTCAACTCCTTCCCGACTACTTCATCGTCACCATCGTCAAAGAAAGTGTGCTTGTTCTTCACTGTATTTGCGAAATCAATCATGTGCAGTTGTGACTGTAGCCGCATAATTTTCTTTGCTTCCATAGTGCGTTTCATAGTCACATATTGCATATCTTGTGTCTGCATTAGAGCTTTTTGCACTTTGCTGTGCTCATCTGGTTCCTGCTCTTTTTCATGATGAACATCATCTTCTAGTTTGGAATTGATCATATGATGGTAGAATTCATCAGGATTTTTATTTAGTGCGCGTTTATGCAGCAACTTCAATGTGTGCTCCTTGAGATGTTCATTGTTTGCCCGCTTCTTGTAATCCTTCTTCTTTTCCAGCAGACCCAGATGTTTG from Anastrepha obliqua isolate idAnaObli1 chromosome 2, idAnaObli1_1.0, whole genome shotgun sequence harbors:
- the LOC129237611 gene encoding probable U3 small nucleolar RNA-associated protein 11; this translates as MSSWKKASKSNQKVHRERHQPEDRKHLGLLEKKKDYKKRANNEHLKEHTLKLLHKRALNKNPDEFYHHMINSKLEDDVHHEKEQEPDEHSKVQKALMQTQDMQYVTMKRTMEAKKIMRLQSQLHMIDFANTVKNKHTFFDDGDDEVVGKELSKMELAKRLDTHPSLLQRKTNRPRIEDLEKMKLPELSPEEIRKANALKKQSYQELTKRIEREKELAVAQQKLQIKRVLKQKRLLKPKKIRKGTKDAPPIFKFKYERKK